One region of Brassica napus cultivar Da-Ae chromosome A10, Da-Ae, whole genome shotgun sequence genomic DNA includes:
- the LOC106370630 gene encoding uncharacterized protein LOC106370630 isoform X3, with protein sequence MDEQEFRSILQLFPVVRSRNHRVDLDSSDSKQSTSQSAVEREVSVGEPIDLKDCRIDQDTFTFWDKLRAAAAKKVGEVEAERFCKAFEKLHKKLVYEELDPVTAKRYLLNS encoded by the exons ATGGACGAGCAAGAGTTTCGTAGCATCCTCCAACTCTTCCCCGTCGTACGCTCTCGCAACCACCGC GTTGATTTGGATTCTTCAGATTCAAAGCAATCAACTTCACAGTCAGCTGTTGAGCGAGAG GTAAGTGTTGGTGAGCCCATAGACTTGAAAGATTGCAGGATTGATCAAG ATACATTTACATTCTGGGATAAACTCAGAGCGGCTGCTGCCAAGAAG GTTGGTGAGGTTGAAGCAGAAAGGTTTTGCAAGGCTTTCGAGAAACTCCACAAGAAACTT GTGTATGAAGAGTTGGATCCTGTGACTGCAAAGCGATACTTACTAAACTCTTAA
- the LOC106372358 gene encoding tubulin beta-6 chain, with amino-acid sequence MREILHIQGGQCGNQIGSKFWEVVCDEHGIDPTGRYTGNSDLQLERVNVYYNEASCGRYVPRAILMDLEPGTMDSVRTGPYGQIFRPDNFVFGQSGAGNNWAKGHYTEGAELIDAVLDVVRKEAENCDCLQGFQVCHSLGGGTGSGMGTLLISKIREEYPDRMMLTFSVFPSPKVSDTVVEPYNATLSVHQLVENADECMVLDNEALYDICFRTLKLTTPSFGDLNHLISATMSGVTCCLRFPGQLNSDLRKLAVNLIPFPRLHFFMVGFAPLTSRGSQQYRALTVPELTQQMWDSKNMMCAADPRHGRYLTASAMFRGKMSTKEVDEQMINVQNKNSSYFVEWIPNNVKSSVCDIAPRGLSMASTFIGNSTSIQEMFRRVSEQFTAMFRRKAFLHWYTGEGMDEMEFTEAESNMNDLVSEYQQYQDATADEEGEYEEEEEEEVEYQD; translated from the exons ATGAGAGAGATCCTTCACATTCAAGGTGGTCAATGTGGGAACCAGATCGGTTCCAAGTTCTGGGAAGTTGTTTGTGACGAGCACGGGATTGATCCCACTGGTCGTTACACTGGCAACTCCGATCTGCAGCTGGAGCGGGTCAATGTTTACTATAACGAGGCGTCGTGTGGAAGATACGTACCCCGCGCTATTCTCATGGATCTTGAGCCTGGTACCATGGACAGCGTCAGAACTGGACCTTATGGTCAGATCTTCAGGCCTGACAACTTTGTTTTCGGGCAATCTGGTGCTGGAAACAACTGGGCTAAAGGGCATTACACTGAAGGAGCCGAGCTTATTGATGCTGTGCTCGATGTTGTGCGTAAGGAGGCTGAGAATTGTGACTGTCTTCAGG GTTTCCAAGTATGTCACTCGCTTGGTGGAGGCACTGGGTCTGGAATGGGAACGTTGTTGATATCTAAGATAAGGGAAGAGTATCCTGATCGTATGATGCTTACTTTCTCTGTCTTCCCATCACCTAAGGTCTCGGACACGGTGGTTGAACCGTACAATGCGACACTTTCAGTTCATCAGCTGGTTGAAAATGCTGATGAGTGTATGGTTTTGGATAATGAAGCTCTTTATGACATCTGTTTTAGAACTCTGAAGCTTACCACTCCTAGCT TTGGTGATCTGAATCATCTGATCTCTGCAACCATGAGTGGAGTTACATGCTGTCTTAGGTTCCCTGGTCAGCTCAACTCTGATCTGAGGAAGCTTGCAGTGAACCTCATCCCTTTCCCTCGTCTCCACTTTTTCATGGTCGGTTTCGCTCCTCTCACCTCTCGTGGCTCCCAGCAGTACCGCGCACTCACCGTCCCTGAGCTCACCCAACAGATGTGGGATTCAAAGAACATGATGTGTGCCGCAGACCCGCGTCACGGACGATACTTGACTGCCTCAGCAATGTTCCGTGGCAAAATGAGCACAAAAGAAGTGGACGAACAGATGATAAACGTGCAGAACAAGAACTCATCCTACTTTGTGGAATGGATACCGAACAACGTGAAGTCAAGCGTCTGTGACATAGCGCCTCGAGGCCTCTCGATGGCCTCAACCTTTATTGGGAACTCCACATCGATCCAAGAGATGTTTAGGAGGGTGAGTGAGCAGTTCACAGCCATGTTCAGGAGGAAAGCTTTCTTGCATTGGTACACAGGTGAAGGGATGGACGAGATGGAGTTTACAGAAGCCGAGAGCAACATGAACGATCTGGTCTCAGAGTATCAGCAATACCAAGACGCAACCgcagatgaagaaggagagtatgaagaagaggaggaggaagaagtgGAGTATCAAGACTGA
- the LOC106370630 gene encoding uncharacterized protein LOC106370630 isoform X1 gives MDEQEFRSILQLFPVVRSRNHRVDLDSSDSKQSTSQSAVERECDETWNRSKQVSVGEPIDLKDCRIDQDTFTFWDKLRAAAAKKVGEVEAERFCKAFEKLHKKLVYEELDPVTAKRYLLNS, from the exons ATGGACGAGCAAGAGTTTCGTAGCATCCTCCAACTCTTCCCCGTCGTACGCTCTCGCAACCACCGC GTTGATTTGGATTCTTCAGATTCAAAGCAATCAACTTCACAGTCAGCTGTTGAGCGAGAG TGTGATGAAACTTGGAATCGCTCAAAGCAGGTAAGTGTTGGTGAGCCCATAGACTTGAAAGATTGCAGGATTGATCAAG ATACATTTACATTCTGGGATAAACTCAGAGCGGCTGCTGCCAAGAAG GTTGGTGAGGTTGAAGCAGAAAGGTTTTGCAAGGCTTTCGAGAAACTCCACAAGAAACTT GTGTATGAAGAGTTGGATCCTGTGACTGCAAAGCGATACTTACTAAACTCTTAA
- the LOC106370630 gene encoding uncharacterized protein LOC106370630 isoform X2: MDEQEFRSILQLFPVVRSRNHRVDLDSSDSKQSTSQSAVEREQVSVGEPIDLKDCRIDQDTFTFWDKLRAAAAKKVGEVEAERFCKAFEKLHKKLVYEELDPVTAKRYLLNS, encoded by the exons ATGGACGAGCAAGAGTTTCGTAGCATCCTCCAACTCTTCCCCGTCGTACGCTCTCGCAACCACCGC GTTGATTTGGATTCTTCAGATTCAAAGCAATCAACTTCACAGTCAGCTGTTGAGCGAGAG CAGGTAAGTGTTGGTGAGCCCATAGACTTGAAAGATTGCAGGATTGATCAAG ATACATTTACATTCTGGGATAAACTCAGAGCGGCTGCTGCCAAGAAG GTTGGTGAGGTTGAAGCAGAAAGGTTTTGCAAGGCTTTCGAGAAACTCCACAAGAAACTT GTGTATGAAGAGTTGGATCCTGTGACTGCAAAGCGATACTTACTAAACTCTTAA